One genomic region from Chromatiales bacterium 21-64-14 encodes:
- a CDS encoding leucyl aminopeptidase → MDFTVKSGNPEKQRSACVVVGVFERRRLSPAAEQLDQAANGYISTLLRRGDLDGKAGQTLLLHTLPNTLCDRVLLVGCGRERELDDRQYRKVVTRAVATLNETGAMEAVCYLTELNVRGRERDTYWKVRQAVETGAAVLYRFDRLKTRRDTERRPLRKLVLNVPSRRDLPLGEQAVREGMSIASGVHLARDLGNLPPNICTPDYLANEARTLAKTYKTVKVEVLEQADMEKLGMGALLSVARGSRQPPKLIIIHYDGGAKAGDSKPVALVGKGITFDSGGISIKPASAMDEMKFDMCGAASVLGTLTACAELQLPIRVVGVVAASENLPDGNASKPGDIVTSLSGQTIEILNTDAEGRLVLCDALTYCERFEPAVVIDMATLTGACVVALGKHASGLLSTHAPLAHDLLNAGKYSGDRAWELPLWDDYQDQLKSNFADMANIGGRDAGTITAACFLSRYTRKYHWAHLDIAGTAWKTGEQKGATGRPVPLLVQYLLDRCAEPAAPPRKTSAGRKR, encoded by the coding sequence ATGGATTTCACGGTCAAGAGCGGCAACCCCGAGAAACAACGCAGCGCCTGCGTGGTGGTGGGGGTATTCGAGCGCCGCCGCCTGTCGCCAGCTGCGGAGCAGCTCGACCAGGCCGCCAATGGCTATATCTCGACGCTGCTGCGGCGCGGCGACCTGGACGGCAAGGCCGGGCAGACCCTACTCCTGCACACCCTCCCCAACACCCTGTGCGACCGGGTACTGCTGGTGGGATGCGGGCGCGAGCGGGAGCTTGACGACCGCCAATACCGCAAGGTGGTCACCCGGGCCGTGGCCACTCTTAACGAGACGGGCGCCATGGAGGCGGTCTGCTATCTCACCGAACTCAACGTCCGCGGTCGCGAACGCGACACCTACTGGAAGGTGCGTCAGGCAGTGGAAACCGGCGCAGCCGTGCTCTACCGTTTCGACCGGCTCAAGACCCGGCGCGACACGGAACGCCGCCCCCTGCGCAAACTGGTGCTCAACGTCCCCAGCCGGAGGGATTTACCCCTCGGGGAACAGGCGGTGCGCGAGGGCATGTCCATTGCCTCTGGTGTGCACCTCGCCCGGGACCTGGGCAACCTCCCGCCCAACATCTGCACACCGGACTATCTCGCGAACGAGGCCCGCACGCTCGCCAAGACTTACAAGACAGTGAAGGTGGAGGTCTTGGAGCAGGCCGACATGGAGAAACTCGGCATGGGCGCCCTGCTCTCCGTGGCGCGTGGCAGCCGCCAACCGCCCAAGCTGATCATCATCCACTACGACGGTGGCGCCAAGGCCGGCGACTCCAAGCCGGTAGCGCTGGTAGGCAAGGGCATCACCTTCGACTCCGGCGGCATCTCGATCAAACCGGCGAGCGCCATGGATGAGATGAAGTTCGACATGTGTGGCGCGGCCAGTGTGCTGGGAACGCTGACGGCCTGCGCCGAGCTTCAGCTTCCCATCCGCGTGGTGGGCGTGGTCGCCGCCAGCGAGAACCTCCCGGACGGAAACGCGAGCAAACCCGGGGATATCGTCACCAGCCTGTCGGGCCAAACCATCGAAATCCTCAACACCGATGCCGAGGGACGCCTGGTACTGTGCGACGCACTCACGTACTGCGAACGCTTCGAGCCCGCGGTGGTCATCGATATGGCCACCCTCACCGGCGCGTGTGTGGTGGCCCTCGGCAAACACGCCTCCGGCCTGCTCAGCACCCACGCCCCTCTCGCGCATGATCTGTTGAACGCCGGAAAATACAGCGGTGACCGGGCGTGGGAGCTGCCGCTGTGGGATGATTACCAGGATCAGCTGAAGAGCAATTTCGCCGACATGGCCAACATCGGCGGGCGGGATGCCGGCACCATCACTGCCGCGTGTTTTTTGTCCCGCTACACCCGCAAGTATCACTGGGCCCATCTGGACATCGCCGGCACCGCATGGAAGACCGGCGAACAGAAGGGTGCCACGGGGCGGCCGGTTCCGCTGCTGGTCCAGTACCTGCTGGATCGCTGCGCGGAGCCCGCGGCGCCGCCCCGCAAGACGAGCGCTGGCCGGAAACGATGA
- a CDS encoding radical SAM protein — MSHPFQPSKDTGLVYAYGLHGNAYLNVTNRCTLRCRFCPKFNGSWSVQDYPLRIVREPLPHDLLEALGDPGEFQEVVFCGLGEPTLRLNTLIETARVLHEQGARVRVNTDGLANLVHGRNVTPELGGLVDALSISLNAQDEDTYNQYCRPKRARAYRAMLDFVARARDQVPQVTVTAIDGLAGVDIEACARIADRLGVTFRRRILNQVG, encoded by the coding sequence ATGAGCCATCCTTTTCAACCGTCCAAGGATACGGGTTTGGTCTACGCCTACGGCCTGCACGGCAACGCCTACCTGAATGTCACCAACCGCTGCACCCTGCGCTGCCGGTTCTGTCCGAAGTTCAACGGCTCCTGGTCGGTACAGGACTACCCGCTACGCATCGTCCGTGAACCCTTACCGCACGACCTCCTGGAGGCGCTTGGTGATCCAGGGGAATTTCAAGAAGTGGTATTCTGTGGGCTGGGCGAACCCACCTTGCGGTTGAACACCCTGATCGAGACCGCGCGCGTGCTGCACGAGCAAGGAGCACGGGTACGGGTCAACACGGACGGGCTCGCGAACCTGGTGCACGGCCGGAATGTAACCCCGGAGCTGGGAGGCTTGGTGGATGCCCTGTCGATCTCCCTGAACGCCCAGGACGAGGATACCTACAACCAGTATTGCCGGCCGAAGCGCGCGCGCGCATACCGGGCGATGCTGGATTTCGTGGCGCGGGCCCGCGACCAAGTCCCGCAGGTGACGGTCACGGCGATCGACGGACTGGCCGGTGTGGACATCGAGGCCTGCGCGCGCATCGCCGACCGCCTGGGGGTGACCTTCCGGCGGCGGATCCTGAATCAGGTGGGCTGA
- a CDS encoding glycine cleavage system protein H, whose product MAEYRGCELPEDLYYDLDYVWVRPEPDGVYTLGITDPAQTMAGRVQYIFFKKVGTRRKAGKSVARLESGKWAGGIPTPFDGTVVRINPEVEKNPGFVNVAPYTDAWLVVVQPDDPATAMERLTHGDQAQEALRAWIERYEVQCMRCAD is encoded by the coding sequence ATGGCCGAGTACCGGGGTTGCGAGTTGCCGGAAGATCTCTACTACGATCTGGACTATGTGTGGGTGCGCCCGGAACCCGACGGGGTCTATACCCTGGGCATCACCGACCCGGCACAGACCATGGCCGGCCGCGTGCAGTACATCTTCTTCAAGAAAGTGGGCACGCGCCGCAAGGCGGGCAAGTCGGTGGCCCGCCTCGAATCGGGCAAGTGGGCGGGCGGCATCCCCACGCCCTTCGACGGCACCGTGGTGCGCATCAACCCGGAGGTGGAAAAAAACCCGGGCTTCGTGAATGTGGCGCCCTACACGGATGCCTGGCTGGTGGTGGTCCAACCCGACGATCCGGCCACCGCCATGGAACGGCTGACCCACGGAGACCAGGCTCAGGAGGCCCTGCGGGCGTGGATCGAACGCTACGAGGTGCAATGCATGCGTTGCGCCGATTGA
- a CDS encoding regulator SirB, producing the protein MLQLIKTIHVSTVILSYALFFTRGVWMIRRSAQLQRRWVRIVPHVIDTLLLASGVTLAVLIHQYPLVDGWLTAKLAGLIVYIGLGLVALRLGRRRGTRIGAWIAAQGVFFYIVAVAVSRNPLPFSTLP; encoded by the coding sequence ATGCTGCAGCTGATCAAGACCATACACGTGAGCACCGTGATCCTGAGTTATGCCCTGTTCTTCACGCGCGGCGTGTGGATGATCCGGCGATCCGCGCAGTTGCAACGACGCTGGGTGCGGATCGTCCCGCACGTGATCGACACGCTGCTGCTCGCGAGCGGCGTCACGCTTGCGGTGCTCATCCACCAATACCCGCTGGTCGACGGATGGCTGACCGCGAAACTTGCCGGGTTGATCGTCTACATCGGCCTGGGGCTGGTCGCGTTGCGTCTCGGGCGCCGACGCGGCACGCGTATCGGCGCCTGGATCGCGGCCCAGGGGGTGTTCTTCTATATCGTGGCGGTGGCGGTGAGCCGCAATCCGCTGCCCTTCTCCACCCTGCCCTGA
- a CDS encoding NnrS family protein: MPNSTSRWAFSAAPHRMMMFAGATQMVVALLFWGAELVGRYTALWHAPPTVIPATYAHLFLMVYGLFPFFFLGFLMTTYPRWMDGATIPRRRYVRSFALLASGMLMVYVGLFASRALLAAGVGVYLAGWLTGIYALLRVYQATRAPDKFYETLINTALAAGALGMLAYLLWVISGNGAYLTFARYAGLWWFLVPVLLSVAHRMIPFFSNSVLKPYTVYQPRGALLLMLGCCVLHGVLAMAGQARWLWFVDLPLLRVAAYHTWRWGLIRSFQVRLLALLHVAFAWASVAFALYTIQSLTLFLSGRSILGLAPLHALGIGFLTSMIVAMVSRVTLGHSGRALAADSFTWACFWGVGITALLRIAAEIPAVSQIGGVSLNVFAAAAWLACLGPWVARYAPMYLRRRIDGKPG, encoded by the coding sequence ATGCCGAATTCCACCTCCCGATGGGCATTCTCCGCGGCACCGCACCGCATGATGATGTTCGCGGGCGCCACCCAGATGGTGGTGGCGCTGTTGTTCTGGGGCGCCGAACTGGTGGGCCGCTACACCGCGCTGTGGCACGCCCCGCCCACCGTCATCCCCGCCACCTACGCCCATTTGTTCCTGATGGTGTACGGGCTGTTCCCGTTCTTCTTTCTCGGGTTTCTGATGACCACGTATCCGCGCTGGATGGACGGCGCGACCATCCCGCGGCGCCGCTACGTCCGCAGCTTCGCGCTGCTGGCCAGCGGCATGCTGATGGTGTACGTGGGTTTGTTCGCGTCGCGCGCGCTGCTCGCCGCGGGCGTCGGGGTCTATCTGGCGGGCTGGCTCACGGGAATCTACGCCCTGCTGCGGGTCTATCAGGCGACCCGCGCGCCCGATAAGTTCTACGAGACGCTGATCAATACCGCGCTGGCCGCCGGCGCCCTGGGCATGCTGGCCTACCTGCTGTGGGTCATCAGCGGGAACGGTGCCTACCTGACCTTCGCGCGCTACGCGGGCTTGTGGTGGTTCCTGGTTCCGGTGCTGCTGAGCGTGGCGCACCGCATGATCCCCTTTTTCAGCAATTCCGTGCTGAAACCCTATACCGTATACCAACCGCGCGGCGCCCTGCTGCTCATGCTGGGATGCTGCGTCCTGCACGGCGTCCTGGCCATGGCCGGCCAGGCCCGGTGGCTGTGGTTCGTGGATCTGCCATTGCTGCGCGTCGCCGCCTACCACACTTGGCGCTGGGGGCTGATCCGCAGTTTCCAGGTGCGGCTGCTCGCGCTCCTGCACGTGGCCTTCGCCTGGGCCTCCGTGGCCTTCGCCCTATACACGATCCAGAGCCTGACCCTGTTTCTGAGCGGGAGATCGATCCTCGGCCTCGCGCCGCTGCACGCGCTCGGCATCGGCTTCCTGACGTCCATGATCGTCGCCATGGTGTCCCGGGTGACCCTCGGCCACTCCGGCCGCGCCCTGGCGGCCGATTCGTTCACCTGGGCGTGCTTCTGGGGGGTGGGCATCACCGCGCTGCTGCGTATCGCCGCGGAGATCCCAGCGGTATCGCAGATCGGCGGCGTATCCCTCAACGTGTTCGCCGCGGCCGCCTGGCTGGCCTGCCTCGGCCCGTGGGTCGCGCGCTACGCGCCGATGTACCTGCGCCGGCGGATCGACGGCAAACCCGGCTGA
- a CDS encoding poly(A) polymerase, producing MDGSSDFAITPGKAGGNDVRPVIIPRAGHVISRANISPNAVKVLYRLSQAGYQAYLVGGGVRDLLLGREPKDFDVATDARPDQVRELFRNCRLIGRRFRLAHVHFGREIIEVATFRGGSPEAAPQLPDDDGPRAVEEDGRLLRDNVYGTLEEDVWRRDFTVNALYYNIDGFSVADYAGGMEDLRAGVLRLIGDPEQRYREDPVRMLRAVRFAAKLGFRIDPGTADPIPGLAALLDDIPPARLFEEVLKLFLAGYALQTFELLRHYGLFAHLFPETDACLAREESGFPLTFVSRALANTDARIAAGKPVTPVFLCAALLWEPVRRQAVALRTEDGSEGEALQRAGDAVVARQLSQVSLPRRITLPMREIWQLQSRLAQRRGKRSQRLLQHPRFRAAYDFLLLRAEEEEGIRESAEWWTQIQELPASEPAPAAEPGRRRRRRSRRRGGRTGGDPAGAGPGGE from the coding sequence ATGGATGGCTCAAGCGATTTTGCGATAACGCCCGGAAAGGCGGGAGGAAATGACGTTCGCCCCGTGATTATCCCGCGTGCCGGACACGTGATTTCGCGGGCCAATATCAGTCCCAACGCCGTCAAGGTCCTGTATCGGCTGAGCCAGGCCGGCTACCAGGCGTACTTGGTGGGCGGCGGCGTGCGGGATTTGCTGCTGGGTCGCGAACCCAAAGACTTCGACGTGGCCACGGATGCCCGTCCCGATCAGGTCCGGGAGCTGTTCCGGAACTGCCGTCTCATCGGTCGTCGCTTCCGCCTCGCCCATGTGCATTTCGGTCGCGAAATCATCGAGGTTGCTACCTTCCGGGGCGGTTCCCCTGAGGCCGCCCCACAGTTGCCCGACGACGACGGGCCGCGGGCGGTGGAGGAGGACGGCCGTCTCCTGCGTGACAACGTCTACGGCACCCTGGAGGAGGACGTCTGGCGCCGCGATTTCACGGTCAACGCCCTTTATTACAATATCGACGGCTTCTCGGTGGCGGACTACGCGGGTGGGATGGAAGACCTGCGGGCCGGGGTATTGCGCCTGATCGGTGACCCGGAGCAGCGCTATCGTGAGGATCCGGTGCGCATGCTGCGCGCGGTGCGCTTCGCTGCCAAGCTGGGATTCCGGATCGACCCGGGAACGGCGGACCCGATTCCCGGTCTTGCGGCCCTGCTCGATGATATTCCGCCGGCGCGCCTGTTTGAGGAGGTGCTGAAGCTGTTCCTGGCGGGCTATGCCCTGCAGACCTTCGAGTTGTTGCGCCACTACGGCCTGTTTGCCCACCTGTTCCCGGAGACCGATGCGTGCCTGGCTCGGGAGGAGAGCGGCTTCCCGTTGACCTTCGTGTCCCGCGCCTTGGCCAACACTGACGCCCGGATCGCGGCGGGCAAACCGGTGACCCCTGTGTTCCTGTGCGCGGCGCTGTTATGGGAGCCGGTGCGCCGGCAGGCCGTGGCGTTGCGTACCGAAGACGGCTCCGAGGGCGAGGCCCTGCAACGGGCGGGGGACGCGGTGGTGGCGCGGCAGTTGTCCCAGGTCTCCCTGCCCCGGCGTATCACGCTGCCCATGCGCGAGATCTGGCAGCTCCAATCCCGTCTCGCGCAGCGCCGCGGCAAACGCAGCCAGCGGCTGTTGCAGCATCCCCGGTTCCGCGCGGCCTACGACTTCCTGTTGCTCCGGGCTGAGGAGGAGGAAGGCATCCGGGAGTCGGCGGAGTGGTGGACCCAGATTCAGGAACTTCCCGCCTCGGAACCGGCGCCGGCGGCAGAGCCGGGCCGTCGGCGCCGGCGCCGGTCCCGCCGTCGCGGAGGCCGGACCGGCGGGGATCCCGCGGGCGCGGGCCCCGGCGGCGAATAG
- a CDS encoding 2-amino-4-hydroxy-6-hydroxymethyldihydropteridine diphosphokinase: MPTDAPVQAYIGLGSNLEDPVRQVCRAFAELDAIARTRCVTRSSLYRSAPMGPAGQPDYINAVAAVETGLSPDALLDALQAIEQTHGRVRGAEHWGPRTLDLDLLLFGAQSRRDVRLTLPHPGLHQRAFVLYPLQEIAPDLVIPGYGLLRELARQSVYSTLERVMEPQ; encoded by the coding sequence ATGCCGACTGACGCGCCGGTGCAGGCCTACATCGGCCTGGGGAGCAACCTGGAAGACCCGGTGCGCCAGGTGTGCCGTGCCTTCGCGGAATTGGACGCCATCGCGCGGACCCGCTGTGTGACCCGTTCCAGCCTGTATCGCAGTGCCCCCATGGGGCCGGCCGGTCAGCCCGACTATATCAACGCGGTGGCCGCCGTTGAGACCGGTCTTTCCCCCGATGCGCTCCTCGACGCCCTGCAGGCGATCGAGCAGACCCACGGGCGGGTGCGCGGCGCTGAACATTGGGGTCCCCGTACCCTGGACCTCGACCTGCTGTTGTTCGGCGCGCAGTCCCGCCGGGATGTGCGCCTGACCCTGCCTCACCCGGGCCTGCACCAGCGTGCCTTCGTCCTGTATCCTCTTCAGGAGATCGCCCCGGATCTGGTGATCCCCGGGTATGGGCTGCTGAGGGAGCTGGCCCGGCAGAGCGTCTACTCGACCTTGGAACGCGTGATGGAACCGCAATGA
- a CDS encoding deoxynucleoside kinase: MTQPIPRFVVVEGPIGVGKTTLARRLAESLGCELLLEDPADNPFLERFYQDPRRAALPTQLHFLLQRTRQIQALRQGDMFQPVQVADFMMQKDRLFAELTLDAQELRLYEQLYTHLTLDVPTPDLVIYLQAPVAVLRERIARRGVAYEAGIERGYLDRLVEAYTRFFYYYDQTPLLIVNAAEIDFAHNDEDYRTLLERVRTLGSGRHYFNPVPVTP, translated from the coding sequence ATGACGCAACCCATTCCCCGTTTCGTGGTGGTCGAGGGACCGATCGGCGTGGGTAAAACCACCCTGGCGCGGCGCCTGGCGGAGAGCCTCGGCTGTGAACTGTTGCTGGAGGACCCGGCGGACAATCCGTTCCTGGAACGTTTCTATCAGGACCCGCGCCGGGCGGCCTTGCCCACCCAGCTCCATTTTCTCCTGCAGCGCACGCGCCAGATCCAGGCCCTGCGCCAGGGTGACATGTTCCAGCCGGTGCAGGTGGCGGACTTCATGATGCAGAAGGATCGCCTGTTCGCGGAGTTGACCCTGGATGCCCAGGAGCTGCGGCTCTACGAACAGCTCTACACCCATTTGACCCTGGATGTCCCTACGCCGGACCTGGTGATCTATCTCCAGGCGCCGGTGGCGGTGCTGCGCGAGCGCATCGCGCGCCGCGGCGTCGCCTATGAGGCGGGCATCGAGCGCGGTTACCTGGACCGGCTTGTGGAGGCGTACACCCGGTTCTTCTACTACTATGACCAAACGCCCCTGTTGATCGTGAATGCCGCCGAGATCGACTTCGCGCATAACGACGAGGACTACCGGACGCTCCTGGAACGGGTGCGCACCCTCGGCAGCGGCCGGCATTATTTCAACCCGGTACCCGTCACACCGTAA
- a CDS encoding 3-methyl-2-oxobutanoate hydroxymethyltransferase produces MSEIDTAKHAPGPVTLRTLAEMKRAGEKIACLTAYDASFAAALESAGVEVLLVGDSLGMVVQGYDSTLPVTLDAMVHHAAAVARGSSRALRVVDFPFMSYGTPARALDSAARLMKEGGAQVVKLEGGRAQVEVVRHLTERGVPVCAHLGLLPQSVHKLGGYRVQARDPAAAQRLREDARALEEAGAGMLVLECIPAALAAEVSHALQIPVIGIGAGVDCDGQVLVLYDLLGLTPGKRPRFAQDFLAEAPGIEGAVAAYVEAVKSRRFPDPAHTFQ; encoded by the coding sequence ATGAGCGAAATCGATACAGCAAAGCACGCGCCGGGCCCCGTGACCCTGCGAACCCTCGCGGAGATGAAACGCGCCGGGGAGAAGATCGCCTGCCTCACTGCCTACGATGCCAGCTTCGCCGCGGCGCTGGAGTCCGCCGGGGTCGAGGTGTTGCTGGTGGGGGATTCCCTGGGGATGGTGGTGCAGGGTTACGACTCCACCCTGCCGGTCACCCTGGACGCGATGGTCCACCACGCCGCGGCGGTGGCCCGGGGCAGTTCCCGGGCCCTGCGGGTAGTGGATTTTCCGTTCATGAGCTACGGCACCCCGGCGCGGGCCCTGGATAGCGCGGCGCGGCTCATGAAGGAGGGCGGCGCGCAGGTGGTGAAGCTGGAAGGGGGGCGCGCGCAGGTGGAGGTGGTCCGCCACCTCACCGAACGCGGGGTGCCGGTGTGTGCCCACCTGGGCCTGTTGCCCCAGTCGGTGCATAAACTGGGGGGATACCGGGTCCAGGCGCGGGATCCCGCCGCTGCCCAACGCCTGCGGGAAGACGCGCGCGCCTTGGAAGAGGCGGGGGCCGGGATGCTGGTGCTGGAGTGCATCCCCGCCGCCCTGGCGGCGGAGGTCAGCCATGCCCTGCAGATTCCGGTGATCGGGATCGGCGCTGGGGTGGACTGCGACGGGCAGGTCCTGGTGCTCTACGACCTGCTGGGCCTCACCCCCGGCAAGCGGCCCCGGTTCGCCCAAGATTTTCTCGCTGAGGCGCCCGGGATCGAGGGTGCGGTGGCCGCCTACGTCGAGGCGGTGAAGAGCCGCCGGTTCCCGGATCCCGCGCATACCTTCCAATGA
- a CDS encoding pantoate--beta-alanine ligase, whose protein sequence is MEIVTGVSELRHLRDGWRQAGAPVALVPTMGNLHAGHLALVAEACRRASRVVVSIFVNPAQFGPEEDFQAYPRTFDEDTRQLTQYPVDVLFHPAPTEVYPDGWEHHAQVSVPGLSEILCGAFRPGHFTGVATVVTKLFNLVQPDVAVFGEKDYQQWVVVRRLTQDLCLPVEVVGVATVREPDGLARSSRNRYLDPAQRQRAPVLYQILRRQAEVLRRGSRDFRAVEQAGLEALRTAGLRPEYLSVRRAGDLAVPQAADSELVILAAAWLGRTRLIDNLRLRLALNPAG, encoded by the coding sequence ATGGAGATCGTCACGGGGGTATCCGAGCTGCGGCACCTGCGGGACGGGTGGCGCCAAGCGGGGGCGCCGGTGGCCCTGGTTCCTACCATGGGCAACCTCCACGCGGGACATTTGGCCCTGGTGGCGGAGGCTTGCCGGCGCGCCTCCCGGGTGGTGGTGAGCATTTTCGTGAACCCGGCGCAGTTCGGTCCGGAGGAGGATTTTCAAGCTTATCCCCGCACATTTGACGAAGATACCCGTCAATTAACGCAATATCCCGTGGATGTCCTGTTCCACCCCGCACCCACTGAAGTCTATCCCGATGGCTGGGAGCATCATGCTCAGGTGTCGGTTCCAGGGCTGTCGGAAATCCTCTGCGGGGCATTCCGCCCCGGTCATTTCACCGGCGTGGCCACGGTAGTGACCAAGTTATTCAACTTGGTACAACCGGACGTAGCGGTATTCGGGGAGAAGGATTACCAGCAGTGGGTGGTGGTGCGCCGCCTGACCCAGGACCTGTGCCTTCCGGTGGAGGTGGTGGGGGTAGCGACGGTCCGGGAACCCGACGGCCTCGCCCGCAGCTCCCGGAACCGCTATCTCGACCCGGCGCAACGGCAGCGGGCCCCGGTCCTGTACCAGATCCTCCGGCGCCAGGCCGAGGTCCTGAGGCGGGGTAGCCGGGATTTCCGGGCCGTGGAACAGGCGGGCCTGGAGGCGTTGAGGACCGCGGGGCTGCGTCCCGAATATCTCAGCGTGCGCCGGGCCGGGGATCTGGCGGTACCGCAAGCCGCAGATTCCGAATTGGTAATTTTGGCGGCCGCATGGCTGGGCCGGACTCGCCTGATCGACAATCTCCGCTTGCGCCTTGCATTGAACCCGGCTGGCTGA
- a CDS encoding aspartate 1-decarboxylase: protein MNLTMLKAKLHHARVTHAELEYEGSCAVDGRLLEVAGIREYEQIHIYNMDNGERFTTYAIRAEDGSGIISVNGAAAHKARPGHRVIICAYVSLSQQEATVHRPVLVYLDHENRITRVGNTVPVQVA from the coding sequence ATGAATCTCACCATGCTCAAGGCCAAGCTGCACCACGCGCGGGTGACCCACGCGGAATTGGAGTATGAGGGGTCCTGTGCCGTCGATGGGCGGTTGCTGGAGGTGGCCGGGATCCGCGAGTACGAACAGATCCATATCTACAATATGGACAACGGCGAGCGGTTCACTACCTACGCCATTCGGGCTGAGGACGGCTCGGGGATCATCTCCGTGAACGGCGCCGCCGCCCATAAGGCGCGTCCCGGACACCGGGTAATCATCTGCGCCTATGTGTCCCTGTCCCAGCAGGAGGCTACCGTCCACCGCCCGGTGCTGGTGTACCTGGACCACGAAAATCGCATCACGCGGGTGGGCAACACCGTTCCCGTCCAGGTGGCCTAG